The Quercus robur chromosome 7, dhQueRobu3.1, whole genome shotgun sequence genome has a segment encoding these proteins:
- the LOC126692019 gene encoding GDSL esterase/lipase At5g03820-like, which yields MRFSSCLLISFLVVVVFSVAHGDPLVPALNIFGDSVVDVGNNNNLYTLVKANFPPYGRDFVSHSPTGRFCNGKLATDFTAEFLGFTSYPPAYLSQEATGKNLLTGANFASASSGYYDSTAQLYHAISLSQQLNYYQEYQTKVVNMVGSAKAKSIFSGAIHLLSAGSSDFIQNYYINPLLYRAYSPDQFSDILIRSYSTFIQNLYGLGARRIGVTGLPPTGCLPAAITLFGLGSNQCVERLNKDAISFNKKINSTSQSLQKKLPGLKLVVFDIYQPLLDMVTKPADNGFFESRRACCGTGTVETSLLCNARSPGTCSNATDYVFWDGFHPSEAANKVLASDLLSQGISLI from the exons atgaggttcTCAAGTTGTCTCTTGATTTCATTTCTTGTTGTAGTGGTTTTCTCAGTAGCTCATGGGGATCCTCTTGTTCCTGCACTAAACATATTTGGGGACTCTGTGGTTGATGTGGGAAACAATAACAACCTTTATACACTGGTCAAGGCAAACTTTCCTCCTTATGGCAGAGACTTTGTTAGTCACAGTCCCACTGGAAGATTTTGCAATGGAAAGCTTGCCACAGATTTTACTG CTGAGTTCCTTGGTTTCACTTCATATCCACCTGCTTACCTTAGCCAGGAAGCCACTGGCAAGAACCTCTTGACCGGAGCCAATTTTGCCTCAGCTTCTTCTGGTTATTATGACAGTACAGCCCAGCTATAT CATGCCATTTCATTGAGCCAGCAGTTGAATTACTACCAGGAATACCAGACCAAAGTTGTGAACATGGTTGGATCAGCCAAAGCCAAATCCATATTTTCTGGTGCAATCCACCTCCTGAGTGCAGGAAGCAGTGATTTCATTCAGAACTACTATATCAATCCCCTCCTTTATAGAGCATACTCGCCTGATCAATTCTCAGACATCCTCATCAGATCTTACTCGACCTTCATTCAG AACCTCTATGGACTGGGGGCAAGGAGGATTGGCGTGACAGGCCTACCGCCAACAGGGTGTTTGCCTGCAGCCATCACGCTTTTTGGCTTAGGAAGCAATCAGTGTGTTGAAAGATTGAACAAAGATGCCATTTCATTCAACAAAAAGATAAACAGCACATCTCAAAGTTTGCAGAAAAAACTTCCCGGTCTCAAGCTCGTGGTGTTTGATATCTACCAGCCTCTGTTAGATATGGTTACAAAGCCTGCTGACAATG GCTTTTTTGAATCAAGAAGAGCTTGCTGCGGAACAGGTACAGTAGAGACCTCACTGCTTTGCAATGCCAGGTCACCAGGGACATGCTCCAATGCGACAGATTATGTGTTTTGGGATGGATTCCATCCCTCTGAAGCCGCTAATAAGGTCTTGGCTAGCGATCTACTTTCGCAGGGAATCTCCCTCATCTAG
- the LOC126692020 gene encoding alpha-mannosidase 2-like: MDNRPMNVVFHILVESNISTTLSSVSNPFPLSPSLLSHRVGAHLNYPLHAFIAKKAQDLSMQPLPRSFSPLAAPLPCDLHIVGLKVPWPSKYSQTPVEDPRFVLILQRYHWDSSYCQKGRSQFISVADEPMNLFYMFKGLAVLILLNARATFLG, translated from the coding sequence ATGGATAATCGTCCTATGAATGTAGTCTTCCACATCCTTGTGGAATCCAACATTTCCACCACTCTAAGCTCGGTTTCCAATCCTTTTCCCTTGAGCCcctctcttctttctcatcgTGTTGGTGCTCATTTGAACTATCCATTACATGCATTCATTGCAAAGAAGGCACAGGACTTATCAATGCAGCCACTCCCAAGATCCTTCTCTCCTTTAGCTGCTCCCTTACCATGTGACTTGCATATTGTGGGCCTTAAGGTTCCTTGGCCTTCAAAATATTCTCAGACCCCGGTTGAAGATCCTAGGTTTGTTCTGATCTTACAAAGGTATCATTGGGATTCTTCATACTGTCAGAAGGGCAGATCACAATTCATCAGTGTTGCTGATGAGCCAATGAATCTGTTCTACATGTTCAAGGGGCTTGCAGTACTGATTCTACTGAATGCAAGAGCAACTTTTTTAGGTTAA
- the LOC126692017 gene encoding E3 ubiquitin-protein ligase UPL7 isoform X2 — translation MDQTRKHQVSLRGASVKEITRDALLEKVSQERELRNYARRATAAALFIQRVWRRYKVTKVVALQLQEEWEILLNHNAGVMTGTWISNAVLRPFLFFTACLSVQRQKIQVRDIDCMQKCFRILLESLNSTDIKENFCSLATSTLEERRVWAFQTQKLISLCLFILSEFNKSHTGGQDIIVLTSLAMRLVVFLTDLKGWKSITADNRQDADIAVKDLICFMGSSKSGIYISIRRYINTLDVSFSSQINNIAQTDDKILITASAITLALRPFHMTNSDTDGRVMLDVHNAAEQYCVFLVTIPWLVQRLPAVLVPALKHKSILSPCFLTILILKEKILTEMSEMDQSEIHSSSKVIPPVGWALSNIICLATRSENDSVDPGRFIQGLDYASYVHVVITLAENFLGWLENVEWMRKEKQDDLIDVSAEPIDTILHETERMHGSLKMSYMDMFRPICQQWHLKSLLAIIDTDSHTQSAETVPPNNIECLRKFELLDIAYFYSYMLRIFTVFNPTFGSLPVLNMLSFTPGFLVNLWGNLESILFPVSNCITENNHYLYAGKSSGKEKGGVFVKKQKGANKDGANKWVNVLNKFTEPLRCGPQGISKDMTCLLHLFCATYSHLLLILDDIEFYEKQVPFTLEQQQRIASVLNTLVYNGLSNAIGQQTRPLMESAIRCLHLMYERDCRHQFCPPVLWLSPATKNRPPIAVAARTHEVFSANLRADDALTGRSMGSIITTTPHVFPFEERVEMFREFIKMDKASRKMAGEVSGPGSQSVEIVVRRDRIVEDGFQQLNSLGSRLKSSIHVSFVSECGLPEAGLDYGGLSKEFLTDISKAAFSPEYGLFSQTSTSDRLLIPNASARYLENGIQLIEFLGRVVGKALYEGILLDYSFSHVFVQKLLGRYSFLDELSTLDPELYRSLIYVKHYDGDVKELALDFTVTEESFGQRHVIELKAGGKDASVTNENKMQYVHAIADYKLNRQILPFSNAFYRGLIDLISPSWLKLFNASEFNQLLSGGNHDIDVDDLRNNTRYSGGYSQGSRTIKIFWEVIREFEPKERCMLLKFVTSCSRAPLLGFKHLQPTFTIHKVACDVPLWATIGGQDVDRLPSASTCYNTLKLPTYKRPSTLRAKLLYAISSNAGFELS, via the exons ATGGACCAAACTCGCAAGCATCAG GTATCATTGAGGGGAGCGAGTGTGAAGGAGATTACAAGGGATGCTCTTCTTGAGAAGGTATCTCAGGAAAGAGAGCTACGCAATTATGCCAGACGAGCTACCGCTGCTGCTCTCTTTATTCAG AGAGTCTGGAGGCGCTACAAGGTTACAAAGGTGGTTGCTTTGCAGCTTCAAGAAGAATGGGAGATTTTGTTGAATCATAATGCTGGTGTGATGACAGGAACATGGATTTCAAATGCTGTGCTgagaccttttcttttttttactgcATGTTTGTCAGTCCAGCGTCAGAAGATCCAAGTCAGAGATATAGATTGTATGCAAAAATGCTTTAGAATTCTGTTGGAAAGCTTGAACTCAACTG ATATAAAGGAAAACTTTTGCTCCTTGGCCACCAGTACCCTTGAAGAGAGAAGAGTATGGGCTTTTCAAACACAGAAGCTGATTTCTCTCTGCCTATTTATTCTTTCAGAGTTTAATAAATCCCACACAGGGGGTCAAGATATCATTGTTCTTACCTCCTTAGCAATGCGTCTGGTTGTTTTCCTTACTGATCTGAAAGGGTGGAAAAGCATTACTGCTGATAATCGTCAGGATGCGGATATAGCAGTGAaggatttaatttgttttatgggGAGTAGTAAAAGTGGTATTTACATATCTATTAGAAGATATATTAATACATTGgacgtttctttttcttcacaaataAACAATATTGCCCAGACAGATGATAAAATTTTGATCACTGCAAGTGCAATAACTTTAGCTCTACGCCCTTTTCACATGACAAACTCAGATACAGATGGCCGAGTCATGTTGGATGTACATAATGCTGCTGAGCAGTACTGTGTGTTTCTAGTTACAATTCCTTGGCTTGTTCAACGTCTGCCAGCTGTTCTTGTACCTGCTCTAAAGCACAAGTCTATTTTGTCACCATGCTTCCTGACTATACTG ATCttgaaagagaaaattttaacTGAGATGTCGGAGATGGATCAGTCAGAAATTCATTCTTCTTCCAAGGTCATTCCACCGGTTGGTTGGGCTCTTTCAAACATTATATGCCTAGCAACAAGGAGTGAGAATGATTCTGTGGATCCTGGCAGGTTTATTCAAGGTTTAGACTATGCATCATACGTCCACGTTGTTATCACTCTTGCAGAAAACTTCCTGGGTTGGCTTGAGAATGTAGAATGGATGAGGAAGGAGAAGCAGGATGACCTAATTGATGTATCCGCAGAGCCCATTGATACAATTTTGCACGAAACTGAGAGGATGCATGGTTCCTTAAAGATGTCATATATGGATATGTTCAGGCCTATATGTCAGCAGTGGCATCTTAAAAGTCTTCTGGCAATCATAGACACGGATTCCCATACTCAGAGTGCTGAGACTGTGCCACCAAACAATATAGAATGCTTGAGGAAGTTTGAACTGCTTGATATTGCATATTTTTACTCATACATGCTTAGAATATTTACAGTCTTTAATCCCACATTTGGCTCGTTGCCCGTTCTTAACATGCTATCTTTTACTCCTGGATTTCTTGTAAATCTGTGGGGAAATTTGGAAAGTATTCTTTTTCCTGTAAGCAATTGCATTACTGAAAATAATCATTATCTTTACGCTGGTAAGAGttcaggaaaagaaaaaggtggaGTTTTTGTGAAAAAGCAAAAGGGTGCCAATAAGGATGGTGCTAATAAGTGGGTCAATGTACTAAATAAATTTACTG AACCTTTAAGGTGCGGTCCACAAGGTATTTCAAAAGATATGACATGTCTGCTTCATCTCTTCTGTGCCACGTATTCTCACCTGCTGCTAATTCTCGATGACATTGAGTTCTATGAAAAACAG GTTCCATTCACTCTGGAGCAGCAACAAAGAATTGCTTCAGTGCTCAATACACTAGTGTATAATGGCTTGTCTAATGCAATTGGTCAGCAGACTAGACCTCTTATGGAATCTGCAATCAGATGCTTGCACTTAATGTATGAAAGAGACTGCAGGCACCAGTTTTGCCCCCCAGTTTTGTGGCTTTCACCTGCTACAAAAAACCGGCCTCCAATTGCAGTAGCTGCCAGAACTCATGAAGTTTTTTCAGCTAATTTAAGAGCAGATGATGCTTTGACTGGTCGTAGCATGGGTTCTATTATCACTACTACTCCACATGTATTTCCTTTTGAAGAAAG AGTTGAGATGTTTAGAGAGTTCATCAAGATGGATAAAGCCTCCCGGAAAATGGCTGGTGAAGTTTCTGGACCTGGTTCACAATCGGTTGAGATAGTAGTTCGTCGGGATCGTATTGTTGAAGACGGATTTCAGCAATTAAATTCCCTGGGGTCAAGGTTGAAGTCATCCATCCATGTTTCATTTGTTAGTGAATGTGGCCTCCCGGAGGCTGGTCTGGACTATGGTGGATTGTCTAAGGAGTTTTTAACTGATATATCAAAAGCAGCCTTTTCCCCTGA GTATGGTCTATTCTCCCAAACCTCAACTTCAGACAGACTTTTAATTCCTAATGCATCTGCAAGATATCTAGAGAATGGTATCCAGTTGATTGAGTTCCTTGGAAGAGTTGTTGGTAAAGCTCTTTATGAAGGAATTTTACTAGATTACtctttttcacatgtttttgtACAAAAGCTGCTGGGCCGATATAGCTTTCTTGATGAACTATCAACACTTGATCCAGAGCTCTACAGAAGTCTCATTTATGTGAAG CATTATGATGGTGATGTCAAGGAACTTGCCCTAGATTTCACAGTTACCGAAGAATCATTTGGCCAACGGCATGTTATAGAGCTTAAAGCTGGTGGCAAGGATGCCTCTGTGACAAATGAGAACAAGATGCAGTATGTTCATGCAATTGCAGATTATAAACTTAACCGACAG ATATTGCCCTTTTCAAATGCATTCTATAGAGGGTTGATTGATCTTATATCACCATCTTGGTTGAAGTTATTTAATGCAAGTGAATTCAATCAG TTGCTTTCAGGTGGAAACCATGATATTGACGTTGATGATTTAAGAAATAACACACGATACTCTGGTGGTTACTCTCAGGGAAGCCGGACAATTAAAATCTTTTGGGAG GTTATTCGAGAATTTGAACCAAAGGAACGTTGTATGCTTCTTAAATTTGTGACCAGTTGTTCTCGAGCTCCCTTACTTGGGTTCAAACACTTACAGCCAACCTTTACTATCCATAAG GTTGCATGTGATGTCCCTCTTTGGGCAACAATTGGAGGCCAGGATGTGGACCGGCTTCCATCAGCTTCGACCTGCTACAATACCCTCAAG CTTCCAACATACAAACGTCCAAGCACTTTAAGAGCAAAACTTCTCTATGCAATCAGTTCCAATGCAGGATTTGAACTTTCTTAG
- the LOC126692017 gene encoding E3 ubiquitin-protein ligase UPL7 isoform X1: protein MDQTRKHQVSLRGASVKEITRDALLEKVSQERELRNYARRATAAALFIQRVWRRYKVTKVVALQLQEEWEILLNHNAGVMTGTWISNAVLRPFLFFTACLSVQRQKIQVRDIDCMQKCFRILLESLNSTDIKENFCSLATSTLEERRVWAFQTQKLISLCLFILSEFNKSHTGGQDIIVLTSLAMRLVVFLTDLKGWKSITADNRQDADIAVKDLICFMGSSKSGIYISIRRYINTLDVSFSSQINNIAQTDDKILITASAITLALRPFHMTNSDTDGRVMLDVHNAAEQYCVFLVTIPWLVQRLPAVLVPALKHKSILSPCFLTILILKEKILTEMSEMDQSEIHSSSKVIPPVGWALSNIICLATRSENDSVDPGRFIQGLDYASYVHVVITLAENFLGWLENVEWMRKEKQDDLIDVSAEPIDTILHETERMHGSLKMSYMDMFRPICQQWHLKSLLAIIDTDSHTQSAETVPPNNIECLRKFELLDIAYFYSYMLRIFTVFNPTFGSLPVLNMLSFTPGFLVNLWGNLESILFPVSNCITENNHYLYAGKSSGKEKGGVFVKKQKGANKDGANKWVNVLNKFTGKSQADDDCRDLIDGLPSTSPVNEDSCDVWDIEPLRCGPQGISKDMTCLLHLFCATYSHLLLILDDIEFYEKQVPFTLEQQQRIASVLNTLVYNGLSNAIGQQTRPLMESAIRCLHLMYERDCRHQFCPPVLWLSPATKNRPPIAVAARTHEVFSANLRADDALTGRSMGSIITTTPHVFPFEERVEMFREFIKMDKASRKMAGEVSGPGSQSVEIVVRRDRIVEDGFQQLNSLGSRLKSSIHVSFVSECGLPEAGLDYGGLSKEFLTDISKAAFSPEYGLFSQTSTSDRLLIPNASARYLENGIQLIEFLGRVVGKALYEGILLDYSFSHVFVQKLLGRYSFLDELSTLDPELYRSLIYVKHYDGDVKELALDFTVTEESFGQRHVIELKAGGKDASVTNENKMQYVHAIADYKLNRQILPFSNAFYRGLIDLISPSWLKLFNASEFNQLLSGGNHDIDVDDLRNNTRYSGGYSQGSRTIKIFWEVIREFEPKERCMLLKFVTSCSRAPLLGFKHLQPTFTIHKVACDVPLWATIGGQDVDRLPSASTCYNTLKLPTYKRPSTLRAKLLYAISSNAGFELS, encoded by the exons ATGGACCAAACTCGCAAGCATCAG GTATCATTGAGGGGAGCGAGTGTGAAGGAGATTACAAGGGATGCTCTTCTTGAGAAGGTATCTCAGGAAAGAGAGCTACGCAATTATGCCAGACGAGCTACCGCTGCTGCTCTCTTTATTCAG AGAGTCTGGAGGCGCTACAAGGTTACAAAGGTGGTTGCTTTGCAGCTTCAAGAAGAATGGGAGATTTTGTTGAATCATAATGCTGGTGTGATGACAGGAACATGGATTTCAAATGCTGTGCTgagaccttttcttttttttactgcATGTTTGTCAGTCCAGCGTCAGAAGATCCAAGTCAGAGATATAGATTGTATGCAAAAATGCTTTAGAATTCTGTTGGAAAGCTTGAACTCAACTG ATATAAAGGAAAACTTTTGCTCCTTGGCCACCAGTACCCTTGAAGAGAGAAGAGTATGGGCTTTTCAAACACAGAAGCTGATTTCTCTCTGCCTATTTATTCTTTCAGAGTTTAATAAATCCCACACAGGGGGTCAAGATATCATTGTTCTTACCTCCTTAGCAATGCGTCTGGTTGTTTTCCTTACTGATCTGAAAGGGTGGAAAAGCATTACTGCTGATAATCGTCAGGATGCGGATATAGCAGTGAaggatttaatttgttttatgggGAGTAGTAAAAGTGGTATTTACATATCTATTAGAAGATATATTAATACATTGgacgtttctttttcttcacaaataAACAATATTGCCCAGACAGATGATAAAATTTTGATCACTGCAAGTGCAATAACTTTAGCTCTACGCCCTTTTCACATGACAAACTCAGATACAGATGGCCGAGTCATGTTGGATGTACATAATGCTGCTGAGCAGTACTGTGTGTTTCTAGTTACAATTCCTTGGCTTGTTCAACGTCTGCCAGCTGTTCTTGTACCTGCTCTAAAGCACAAGTCTATTTTGTCACCATGCTTCCTGACTATACTG ATCttgaaagagaaaattttaacTGAGATGTCGGAGATGGATCAGTCAGAAATTCATTCTTCTTCCAAGGTCATTCCACCGGTTGGTTGGGCTCTTTCAAACATTATATGCCTAGCAACAAGGAGTGAGAATGATTCTGTGGATCCTGGCAGGTTTATTCAAGGTTTAGACTATGCATCATACGTCCACGTTGTTATCACTCTTGCAGAAAACTTCCTGGGTTGGCTTGAGAATGTAGAATGGATGAGGAAGGAGAAGCAGGATGACCTAATTGATGTATCCGCAGAGCCCATTGATACAATTTTGCACGAAACTGAGAGGATGCATGGTTCCTTAAAGATGTCATATATGGATATGTTCAGGCCTATATGTCAGCAGTGGCATCTTAAAAGTCTTCTGGCAATCATAGACACGGATTCCCATACTCAGAGTGCTGAGACTGTGCCACCAAACAATATAGAATGCTTGAGGAAGTTTGAACTGCTTGATATTGCATATTTTTACTCATACATGCTTAGAATATTTACAGTCTTTAATCCCACATTTGGCTCGTTGCCCGTTCTTAACATGCTATCTTTTACTCCTGGATTTCTTGTAAATCTGTGGGGAAATTTGGAAAGTATTCTTTTTCCTGTAAGCAATTGCATTACTGAAAATAATCATTATCTTTACGCTGGTAAGAGttcaggaaaagaaaaaggtggaGTTTTTGTGAAAAAGCAAAAGGGTGCCAATAAGGATGGTGCTAATAAGTGGGTCAATGTACTAAATAAATTTACTGGTAAGTCACAAGCAGACGATGATTGTAGAGATTTAATTGATGGTCTTCCTAGTACTAGCCCAGTTAATGAGGACTCTTGTGATGTATGGGACATAGAACCTTTAAGGTGCGGTCCACAAGGTATTTCAAAAGATATGACATGTCTGCTTCATCTCTTCTGTGCCACGTATTCTCACCTGCTGCTAATTCTCGATGACATTGAGTTCTATGAAAAACAG GTTCCATTCACTCTGGAGCAGCAACAAAGAATTGCTTCAGTGCTCAATACACTAGTGTATAATGGCTTGTCTAATGCAATTGGTCAGCAGACTAGACCTCTTATGGAATCTGCAATCAGATGCTTGCACTTAATGTATGAAAGAGACTGCAGGCACCAGTTTTGCCCCCCAGTTTTGTGGCTTTCACCTGCTACAAAAAACCGGCCTCCAATTGCAGTAGCTGCCAGAACTCATGAAGTTTTTTCAGCTAATTTAAGAGCAGATGATGCTTTGACTGGTCGTAGCATGGGTTCTATTATCACTACTACTCCACATGTATTTCCTTTTGAAGAAAG AGTTGAGATGTTTAGAGAGTTCATCAAGATGGATAAAGCCTCCCGGAAAATGGCTGGTGAAGTTTCTGGACCTGGTTCACAATCGGTTGAGATAGTAGTTCGTCGGGATCGTATTGTTGAAGACGGATTTCAGCAATTAAATTCCCTGGGGTCAAGGTTGAAGTCATCCATCCATGTTTCATTTGTTAGTGAATGTGGCCTCCCGGAGGCTGGTCTGGACTATGGTGGATTGTCTAAGGAGTTTTTAACTGATATATCAAAAGCAGCCTTTTCCCCTGA GTATGGTCTATTCTCCCAAACCTCAACTTCAGACAGACTTTTAATTCCTAATGCATCTGCAAGATATCTAGAGAATGGTATCCAGTTGATTGAGTTCCTTGGAAGAGTTGTTGGTAAAGCTCTTTATGAAGGAATTTTACTAGATTACtctttttcacatgtttttgtACAAAAGCTGCTGGGCCGATATAGCTTTCTTGATGAACTATCAACACTTGATCCAGAGCTCTACAGAAGTCTCATTTATGTGAAG CATTATGATGGTGATGTCAAGGAACTTGCCCTAGATTTCACAGTTACCGAAGAATCATTTGGCCAACGGCATGTTATAGAGCTTAAAGCTGGTGGCAAGGATGCCTCTGTGACAAATGAGAACAAGATGCAGTATGTTCATGCAATTGCAGATTATAAACTTAACCGACAG ATATTGCCCTTTTCAAATGCATTCTATAGAGGGTTGATTGATCTTATATCACCATCTTGGTTGAAGTTATTTAATGCAAGTGAATTCAATCAG TTGCTTTCAGGTGGAAACCATGATATTGACGTTGATGATTTAAGAAATAACACACGATACTCTGGTGGTTACTCTCAGGGAAGCCGGACAATTAAAATCTTTTGGGAG GTTATTCGAGAATTTGAACCAAAGGAACGTTGTATGCTTCTTAAATTTGTGACCAGTTGTTCTCGAGCTCCCTTACTTGGGTTCAAACACTTACAGCCAACCTTTACTATCCATAAG GTTGCATGTGATGTCCCTCTTTGGGCAACAATTGGAGGCCAGGATGTGGACCGGCTTCCATCAGCTTCGACCTGCTACAATACCCTCAAG CTTCCAACATACAAACGTCCAAGCACTTTAAGAGCAAAACTTCTCTATGCAATCAGTTCCAATGCAGGATTTGAACTTTCTTAG